GCCATCGTTGTTATAATCGCCCCAGGCACCAAAATAGCTGTTCAGATTGCAGCCTACTTTGGCTTGAACGGTAACATCTTCAAATGTGCCATTACCAAGATTCAAATAAAGGATATTGGGGAGATCTCGATTGCAAACATAGAGGTCGATAAAACCATCATTGTTGAAATCCGCCCATGAAACGCCAGTGGTCCACCCTCGAAATCCAACTCCAGCAGTCTGTGTAACATTCGAGAATGTGCCATTTTGATTATTCATGAATAACGCATTTTCGCCAAAACGATTCCCAAGATAAAAATCTAAAAATCCATCATTGTTGAAATCACCGAAAGCAGTTCCGCTATCCCATGGACCAGTTACTTTTGCCAACTCGGTGACTTCAGAAAAATTAATGAAAGAAGTTGGATTGGCTTGAGCGAGTAAAATTTCAAATTGCGCCAGCAATGATATGGTAAGCAGTAGCGCTGTGGCTAATATGTGATTCTTGCTCATGGCGAAACCCTCCTCAATTTCTCTAAAGGCCAGTAAAATTTATCGGAAGTTTACGCTTGAAGCATCTCAAATGATTTAATCTTTCTCTGCAACCCCAAAAAGATAAAGCCCCCACCGCTGTGAAGCTTTCGTGGAAGAAAGCGCATGAAATAGATTTGACGGAATATTGAGCTTACCCAGTGAATAAAAAATCAATGGCGACAATGTATAAAAGGTCGTGATTTCAATTTTTTTTAGACCAACTCGATCAAAAAGTCGGGCCAGGTAATCTGGACGCCAACGCTCTTCATAGCCATAATTGGTGGAAACAAAGCCTCGATTGGTAAACCGCATTTTAATGCGGGCTTTTTGTTTGTACCATTTAAATAGAATATCAGCGAACATCCAATCCCAACGCAAGCCATTGGGAACTGAGATGACTATTCTTCCCCCTGGCTTCAGAAATTCTGTCCAATATTTTAGCACTTCCTTATGATTCGGGAAATGTTCCAATAGACCAAATGAGATGATCCCATCAAATCGATTTTTATCAAAAGGCAATTCTGTTGCCGAATAGTTGAAGATAACATTTTTGTGACCCTTTTCATGCAAGAGATTTTGGGCTTTTTCGACAGCGACTTCAGAGGAATCTATGCCGATGCAATCAATTCCCTTTTGCAATAGATAGAGAACCCATTTGCCGATTCCACAGCCGATATCCAAAACCCGATCACCTTTATTGAGATACTTGTCAAGCACTCCCATCACATTTTGGGTATAGGCTCTTTCTGTATAAATTTCTAAGATTGATGGAGTCTTGCTTGCCTGCAAAGAATCCGCAATGTTGTATTCTAACCAAATGTCTTTTTTATCAGCATCCATGATTTTATGACTCTCTTGAATGACGACTGGCAAACATTTTTTCTATTGAATTTTCCCCCCAACCTCTCTCATTACCTCCCCCAACCTCCTCGTCAATTCCCGCCGATCGAACGACCGAACTTTGGTCTCGTCCAATTGAGCATTATTCAGCTCGTTTTTCTTCCATCGCAGATACAAATTTCTCAACGCTTCTTTGATCTGCTGGATATTCGATGGATGAACCACGATTCCCGCCTTCAGCTCACAGATCAGCTCGGCGGCGTCGCCCTCGGGGGCCAGGGCCAGAATGGGCTTGCGGGCGCCCAGATATTCGAACAATTTGCCCGTCAAAATGCCCTTGTTGGCTGGCGCATCATCGATAATCAACAGCAGGACATGGGAGGCCAACAGGTACTGAATGCTCTGCTGATGCGGCACATAAGGAATGATTTCGACCATGCCCTGGAAGGTCGGCTGGCGCAACATGTCCTCGATGAACCCGCCGATGCGGCCTACAAAGGTCAGTTGGAGCTGCTGCTGCAACTCGGGCAGCTCGGTCAGCAATTCGGCCAGGGCTTGCAGCAATGACTCGGGATTGCGATGGCCGTAGAGCGAGCCTGTGTAGGTGATGACCATTTTGTCGTTGGGCGGATAGGCTGAAACGCCCTCGAAGTCGGCGCCATCGTAGCCATTGGGCAGCAACAGCCAACGCCCATCCACCAGTTCGGGATGGCGGCCTCCCAGGTCCTGGGCAATGCCGCTGGATACGGTGAGGATGCGATCGGCGGATTTGAGCACCGAATGTTCCAGATAGCGGTCGAATTTATCAGGCCATTTGGGCCGTTTGGCCGAGGAGAGCCAGCCGACCCATGAGTCCCGAAAATCAGCCACCCAGGGCCTTCCCGTGAGCTTCTTCAGCCAATAGCCGATGAGGTGACAGGTATAGGGCGGCGCCGAGGAGTAGATGACATCGATCCCTTCGTGTTTGATCGCTTTGAGGCCCAATGCCACGGCGAACGGCAGCCAGCCCACACGGGCATCGGGGATGAAGAAACTGCCCCGAATCCATTCGGCCAGCCGCTCGCTGAATTTTTTCTTCTGCACAGCGTCCCGTGATAAAGTGGCGATGTCCACCGCCTCGTTCATCTGGCGGCCCGTGAGCTTGCGATAGAGCTGGTACGGCTCAGGGATGTAGCTGCGATAGACGGTCAGCTTCGGGGGCAGCTCGGCCAGCAACGATTCATCGTAAGCGGGATAGTCGGCATCACGGGCGGTGAGCACCACTGGCTCCCAGCCCACAGATGGGAGATATTTGACGAATTTCAGCGTCCGCTGTACGCCAGCCCCACCACTGGGCGGGAAGTAATAGGCGATCATCAGGACTTTATTTGGGGATGTCATAATTTTTAGGCGTTAATTTTTTTCTCCAACGGATAGAAACAATCCAACGGATGCTAATTCCCCACGGATGATAAGACAGCCACGGATTTTCTTTTTATGAAAATTATCCGTAGAAGACTTCTCATCTGTGAGAAACTTCATTTATCATTTTCTCGAATGGAGTAAAACAGGCTAATGGATGTTAATCTCTACGGTTCATAAAACACCCACCAATGTTTTTATTATGAAAATCATCCGTGGAGGTTGTATTATCCGTTGGGAAGATTTTGCTGCACTTTTTCAAACGGATTTTCATTTCCACGTATTATGAGATAGCTACGGATATTTTTTAATGAAATTCATCCGTAGGAGAAGCTGTAATGCAATTTGGCAAATTGCGTTACAGCCTTTGACCGCAGGCAATACATAAAGAATCAAAGGTTGAAAATCAACGTCATTTTTTTGCTGCCATCAGGCTCAGGGCGATATCTGATAATGCTGCTCAATCGCTTTGATAAATTCGGCAAATGTCATGGCGGTTGTGAGGGGGAGATGATTAGCGGGATTTTCGAATGGATGGATATGCCATCCACC
This sequence is a window from candidate division KSB1 bacterium. Protein-coding genes within it:
- a CDS encoding class I SAM-dependent methyltransferase; translated protein: MDADKKDIWLEYNIADSLQASKTPSILEIYTERAYTQNVMGVLDKYLNKGDRVLDIGCGIGKWVLYLLQKGIDCIGIDSSEVAVEKAQNLLHEKGHKNVIFNYSATELPFDKNRFDGIISFGLLEHFPNHKEVLKYWTEFLKPGGRIVISVPNGLRWDWMFADILFKWYKQKARIKMRFTNRGFVSTNYGYEERWRPDYLARLFDRVGLKKIEITTFYTLSPLIFYSLGKLNIPSNLFHALSSTKASQRWGLYLFGVAEKD
- a CDS encoding glycosyltransferase family 4 protein encodes the protein MIAYYFPPSGGAGVQRTLKFVKYLPSVGWEPVVLTARDADYPAYDESLLAELPPKLTVYRSYIPEPYQLYRKLTGRQMNEAVDIATLSRDAVQKKKFSERLAEWIRGSFFIPDARVGWLPFAVALGLKAIKHEGIDVIYSSAPPYTCHLIGYWLKKLTGRPWVADFRDSWVGWLSSAKRPKWPDKFDRYLEHSVLKSADRILTVSSGIAQDLGGRHPELVDGRWLLLPNGYDGADFEGVSAYPPNDKMVITYTGSLYGHRNPESLLQALAELLTELPELQQQLQLTFVGRIGGFIEDMLRQPTFQGMVEIIPYVPHQQSIQYLLASHVLLLIIDDAPANKGILTGKLFEYLGARKPILALAPEGDAAELICELKAGIVVHPSNIQQIKEALRNLYLRWKKNELNNAQLDETKVRSFDRRELTRRLGEVMREVGGKIQ